A window of the Oncorhynchus mykiss isolate Arlee chromosome 15, USDA_OmykA_1.1, whole genome shotgun sequence genome harbors these coding sequences:
- the LOC110499783 gene encoding uncharacterized protein LOC110499783 — translation MVFSSSQQVVVAFTAVLFAFVVFPRMFGVGSGAKETRGFDARYNRKAGPGPGPGAVRGQPVNKNTAGSMSKAQTLENMQQMKVMMEQEMKGDKYKTNSNKGYVFTLMPLYAIGVGLFAAYKFLKIKSADDSQAQKNKDAKGPKKSEETENQLTELEQRLAQTEKMLNSILTQLDPLTSCVKSVAQEQKNEIMSQLQSIRHLMKKRGMDCPSLNIEEPQCERNLDDLIESLAAHGDTSPEVVAPAEDDQSGVVKEEEPVHQQHHPESKDEHSVTDAEEEDMPSLEDSCETNIEDIGLAQNIPEEMPTTGLRRRNRLE, via the exons ATGGTTTTCTCATCGTCCCAGCAAGTGGTGGTCGCATTTACGGCGGTGTTGTTTGCGTTTGTGGTGTTCCCTAGAATGTTCGGCGTAGGATCCGGAGCGAAGGAAACAAGAGGTTTTGATGCACGCTACAACAGAAAAG CGGGTCCGGGACCAGGACCGGGTGCAGTGAGAGGGCAGCCGGTCAACAAGAACACTGCTGGCTCCATGAGCAAAGCACAGACCCTGGAGAACATGCAGCAGATGAAGGTGATGATGGAGCAGGAGATGAAGGGTGACAAATACAAAACCAACAGCAACAAGGGCTACGTGTTCACGCTGATGCCGCTCTACGCCATCGGAGTCGGCCTCTTTGCAGCGTACAAATTTCTGAAG ATCAAGTCTGCAGATGACTCCCAAGCCCAAAAGAACAAGGATGCCAAAGGTCCCAAGAAGtcggaggagacag AGAATCAGCTTACAGAGCTGGAGCAGCGGCTAGCGCAAACAGAGAAGATGCTCAACTCCATTCTGACCCAACTGGACCCATTGACAAGTTG TGTCAAGTCTGTGGCCCAGGAACAGAAGAACGAGATCATGTCCCAACTCCAGTCCATCCGCCACCTGATGAAGAAGAGAGGCATGGACTGTCCATCCCTTAACATTGAAG AGCCGCAGTGCGAGAGGAACCTGGATGACCTCATCGAGTCTCTGGCAGCCCACGGCGACACCTCGCCAGAGGTGGTTGCTCCTGCGGAAGACGATCAAAGTGGtgtggtgaaagaggaggagccagtccaccagcagcaccacCCTGAATCCAAGGATGAGCACTCAGTGACCGACGCTGAGGAGGAGGACATGCCCTCCTTGGAGGATTCTTGTGAGACAAACATTGAGGACATAGGCCTAGCCCAGAACATTCCAGAAGAAATGCCTACAACTGGGCTCAGACGACGCAACAGGCTGGAATGA